One Actinoplanes missouriensis 431 DNA segment encodes these proteins:
- a CDS encoding FAD:protein FMN transferase, producing the protein MGTVVSIELADELPESELSGLVEMTCSWLHEVDARFSTYKPDSEVCRFRDGALALEDCSADLRLVLDRCADLWRDTDGYFDAYAGGKLDPSGYVKGWSIEVASQRLAEAGSRRHYLNAGGDIRMRGTGPTGGPWRVGVRHPWEAGKLSWVLALTDGAVATSGTYERGAHVVDPRTGKPATGLRSVTVVGPDLAVADAYATTALAMGEAGLSWLAGRVAGGYESAAVTDDGRAFTSAGLPVA; encoded by the coding sequence ATGGGTACGGTCGTCAGCATCGAACTGGCGGACGAGCTCCCCGAGTCCGAGTTGTCGGGTCTGGTGGAGATGACCTGCTCCTGGCTGCATGAGGTGGACGCGCGGTTCAGCACCTACAAGCCGGACAGCGAGGTGTGCCGGTTCCGCGACGGCGCGCTGGCGCTCGAGGACTGCTCGGCCGACCTGCGACTCGTGCTGGACCGCTGCGCCGACCTGTGGCGCGACACCGACGGGTACTTCGACGCCTACGCCGGCGGGAAACTCGATCCGTCCGGTTACGTGAAGGGCTGGTCGATCGAGGTGGCCTCGCAGCGCCTCGCCGAAGCCGGGTCGCGGCGGCACTACCTGAACGCCGGCGGCGACATCCGGATGCGCGGGACCGGCCCCACCGGCGGGCCCTGGCGGGTCGGTGTCCGGCACCCCTGGGAAGCCGGCAAGCTCAGCTGGGTGCTGGCGCTCACCGACGGGGCGGTGGCGACTTCCGGCACGTACGAGCGGGGCGCGCACGTGGTCGACCCACGCACCGGGAAACCGGCCACCGGGCTGCGCTCGGTCACCGTGGTCGGCCCGGACCTGGCGGTCGCCGACGCGTACGCGACGACCGCGCTCGCCATGGGTGAGGCCGGGCTGTCCTGGCTCGCCGGGCGGGTGGCCGGCGGTTACGAGTCGGCGGCCGTGACCGACGACGGGCGGGCGTTCACGTCCGCCGGACTGCCGGTGGCCTGA
- a CDS encoding FMN-binding protein gives MRRSTAAAVGTLTGAALILGVRLSVQPPDAPIATAPVAQEAATGDDPEAAEPSPSASKKGSSSSDKKASSDNSGSSDKKKEEAPAEEEAGLKAGTYKGKAVQNEYGTVQVTIKVSGGKVSAADATYPTDGFSGTINPNAVKQLSEATLAAQSADVDAVSGATFTSQSYVTSLQAALDKAGA, from the coding sequence ATGCGACGTAGTACCGCAGCAGCCGTCGGGACCCTCACCGGCGCGGCCCTGATCCTCGGGGTACGCCTGAGCGTGCAGCCGCCGGACGCGCCGATCGCCACCGCGCCGGTCGCGCAGGAGGCCGCCACCGGCGACGATCCGGAGGCTGCCGAGCCGTCCCCCTCGGCGAGTAAGAAGGGCTCGTCTTCGTCGGACAAGAAGGCTTCTTCGGACAATTCGGGTTCCTCGGACAAGAAGAAAGAAGAAGCCCCGGCCGAGGAGGAGGCCGGGCTCAAGGCCGGCACCTACAAGGGCAAGGCCGTGCAGAACGAGTACGGCACCGTGCAGGTCACCATCAAGGTCAGCGGCGGGAAGGTCAGCGCGGCGGACGCCACGTACCCCACCGACGGCTTCAGCGGGACGATCAACCCGAACGCGGTGAAGCAGCTCAGCGAGGCGACGCTGGCGGCGCAGAGCGCGGACGTGGACGCGGTCTCCGGCGCGACCTTCACCAGCCAGTCGTATGTCACCTCGCTGCAGGCGGCGCTGGACAAGGCGGGCGCGTAG